One genomic region from Cyanobium usitatum str. Tous encodes:
- the trpD gene encoding anthranilate phosphoribosyltransferase yields the protein MPTVQSWPALLDQLLNGESLSAPQATALMQGWLSEQIDPVLTGGLLAALRAKGVSGEELAAMAEVLREACPMPASRPALALVDTCGTGGDGADSFNISTAVAFVAAACGAHVAKHGNRSASGRVGSADVLEAVGIHLQAPQEQVIAALPAAGVTFLFAPGWHPALVGLAPLRRSLGVRTVFNLLGPLVNPLRPEAQVLGVARPDLLDPMAEALARLGLRRAVVVHGQGGLDEASLAGVNSLRLVESGVVSSDQLDPEALGLQLAPITDLAGGDLATNQAILEAVLQGRGSRAQADVVALNAALVLWAAGLSDSVAAGLSFAQQAIAAGAGWQALERLRAALPAPVAG from the coding sequence ATGCCCACTGTTCAGTCCTGGCCTGCCCTGTTGGACCAGCTGCTCAATGGCGAATCGCTGTCGGCCCCGCAGGCCACGGCGCTGATGCAGGGTTGGCTGAGCGAACAGATCGATCCAGTGCTCACCGGAGGGCTGCTGGCCGCCTTGCGGGCCAAGGGTGTGAGTGGCGAGGAGCTGGCGGCGATGGCCGAGGTATTGCGGGAGGCCTGTCCGATGCCGGCCTCCCGCCCTGCTCTTGCGCTTGTTGATACCTGTGGCACCGGTGGCGATGGGGCCGACAGCTTCAATATTTCAACGGCTGTGGCGTTTGTGGCGGCCGCCTGTGGCGCCCACGTGGCCAAACACGGCAACCGCAGTGCCAGTGGTCGGGTGGGCTCAGCCGATGTGCTGGAGGCAGTGGGCATTCATTTGCAGGCTCCCCAGGAGCAGGTGATTGCCGCCTTACCCGCTGCGGGGGTGACTTTTTTGTTTGCTCCTGGTTGGCATCCGGCGCTGGTGGGGCTGGCCCCCCTGCGCCGCAGCCTGGGCGTGCGGACTGTTTTCAATCTGCTCGGCCCATTGGTAAATCCCCTGCGGCCCGAGGCCCAGGTGCTCGGGGTGGCCCGGCCTGATCTGCTCGATCCGATGGCTGAGGCCCTGGCCCGGCTGGGGCTGCGCAGAGCTGTGGTTGTGCATGGTCAGGGCGGCTTGGATGAGGCCTCCCTGGCTGGAGTTAATTCGCTGCGGCTGGTGGAATCTGGAGTTGTGAGCAGCGATCAGCTTGATCCGGAGGCCTTGGGCTTGCAGCTTGCCCCGATCACCGATCTGGCGGGCGGAGATCTCGCCACCAACCAAGCCATCCTCGAAGCCGTGCTCCAGGGCCGAGGTAGCCGCGCCCAGGCTGATGTGGTGGCCCTCAACGCGGCGCTGGTGCTATGGGCCGCTGGTTTGAGCGACTCCGTCGCCGCTGGCCTGAGTTTCGCCCAGCAGGCCATTGCCGCTGGAGCTGGCTGGCAAGCTCTAGAGCGGCTGCGCGCCGCCCTGCCAGCCCCCGTTGCGGGATGA
- a CDS encoding DUF3288 family protein translates to MASAPSQSGSNDQSHPLYATDRDVVDRLLAAEVPADHHLVDAARLLMRYEAFPGARDLSSDLAKTLRLWGISREDLHSRTQAIWAKGFRPASAATEAVGSSFDTADQEQN, encoded by the coding sequence ATGGCTTCCGCTCCATCCCAATCCGGCAGCAACGATCAAAGTCATCCCCTCTACGCCACGGATCGCGATGTGGTGGATCGGCTGCTTGCCGCGGAGGTGCCAGCCGACCACCACCTGGTTGATGCCGCCCGCTTGTTGATGCGCTACGAGGCCTTTCCCGGTGCCCGTGATCTCAGCTCAGATCTGGCCAAGACCCTGCGCCTGTGGGGCATTAGCCGTGAAGATCTGCACAGCCGCACCCAGGCAATCTGGGCAAAAGGTTTTCGGCCCGCTTCAGCGGCGACTGAGGCGGTGGGCTCCAGCTTTGACACCGCTGACCAGGAGCAGAACTGA
- a CDS encoding ABC transporter ATP-binding protein, translated as MGAIRLDLIRRYLRPHRKVVLIGVAALVVVNLLSVSIPLLVRRVIDDLQDGFALQDVLAQAGLIVALATVMGAVRLYSRMLVFGVGRQVEAELKQQIFDHLLKQEPGWVQTTGSGEVISRATSDVENVRRLLGFAVLSLTNTVLAYALTLPAMLSIDAWLTLAAVGLYPLMLMVVRLFGGRMMRQQRRQQEALASLSDLIQEDLSGISAIKIYGQESTEQTAFAGRNRIYRDAALNLARTRSTLFPLLEGISSISLLLLLALGSGQLESGRLSIGDLVALILFVERLVFPTALLGFTLNTFQTGQVSLERVEELLRRRPLIVSSTSPTPPAKPGRGAVEARGLTVRYPNAPRPALVDVSFELHPGELVAVVGPVGCGKTTLARALGRMVEVEAGQLWLDGVDITALDLADLRGQVGLVPQEGYLFTASLADNLRYGEPEAPLERVEAAARQARLEGDIKGFPDGYQTLVGERGITLSGGQRQRTALGRALLVRTPLLVLDDALASVDNTTAAEILRTIRSEQANAQSNNQGLGRTVLMISHQLSAAAACDRVLVLEEGRLVQQGHHSELLAERGTYRRLWDREQATEQLKAAG; from the coding sequence ATGGGAGCCATACGGCTGGATCTGATCCGTCGCTACCTGCGGCCCCATCGCAAGGTGGTGTTAATCGGCGTCGCCGCCCTGGTGGTGGTGAACCTGCTGAGCGTCTCCATTCCCCTGCTGGTGCGGCGGGTAATCGACGACCTGCAGGATGGTTTTGCACTTCAAGACGTGCTGGCTCAGGCGGGGCTGATCGTCGCCCTGGCCACGGTGATGGGGGCGGTGCGGCTCTACTCACGCATGCTGGTGTTTGGGGTAGGCCGGCAGGTTGAGGCCGAGCTCAAGCAACAGATTTTTGATCACCTGCTCAAGCAGGAGCCCGGCTGGGTGCAGACCACCGGCAGCGGCGAGGTGATCAGCCGAGCCACCTCCGACGTCGAAAACGTGCGCAGGCTGCTGGGCTTCGCCGTGCTCAGCCTCACCAACACGGTGCTTGCCTACGCGCTCACCTTGCCAGCGATGCTCTCCATCGACGCCTGGTTGACCCTGGCGGCGGTGGGGCTCTACCCACTGATGTTGATGGTGGTGCGCCTGTTTGGCGGTCGCATGATGCGCCAGCAACGCCGCCAGCAGGAGGCCTTGGCCTCCTTAAGCGACCTGATCCAGGAGGACCTTTCCGGCATCAGTGCCATCAAGATCTACGGCCAGGAGAGCACCGAGCAGACCGCCTTCGCCGGTCGCAACCGCATCTACCGGGATGCGGCCCTGAATCTGGCCCGCACCCGCAGCACCCTGTTCCCGCTGCTGGAGGGCATCTCCTCAATCAGCCTGCTACTGCTGCTCGCCTTGGGCAGTGGCCAACTTGAAAGTGGCCGCCTCAGCATCGGCGACCTTGTCGCCCTGATTCTGTTTGTGGAGCGGCTGGTGTTCCCCACAGCCCTGCTTGGGTTCACCCTCAACACCTTCCAAACCGGCCAGGTGAGCCTGGAGCGGGTCGAGGAGCTGCTGCGCCGGCGGCCCTTGATCGTTTCTTCAACTTCACCAACTCCCCCAGCCAAGCCCGGTCGGGGGGCTGTGGAGGCCCGCGGCCTCACCGTGCGCTATCCCAACGCTCCTCGGCCGGCCCTGGTAGACGTCAGTTTTGAGCTCCACCCCGGTGAGCTTGTGGCAGTGGTGGGCCCCGTGGGCTGCGGTAAAACCACCCTGGCCCGCGCCCTGGGGCGCATGGTCGAGGTCGAGGCCGGCCAACTGTGGCTAGATGGGGTCGACATCACCGCTCTGGATTTAGCTGACCTACGGGGCCAGGTGGGCTTAGTGCCCCAAGAGGGCTATCTGTTCACCGCCAGCCTTGCCGACAACCTGCGATATGGCGAGCCTGAGGCGCCGTTGGAGCGGGTCGAGGCAGCAGCTCGCCAAGCCAGACTTGAGGGTGACATCAAGGGATTTCCCGACGGCTATCAGACCCTGGTGGGGGAGAGAGGCATCACCCTGAGCGGCGGCCAGCGACAACGCACAGCCCTGGGGCGGGCCCTACTGGTACGAACCCCCCTGTTGGTGCTTGATGACGCCCTGGCCAGCGTCGATAACACCACCGCCGCCGAGATCCTGCGCACCATTCGCAGCGAGCAGGCAAACGCCCAGTCCAATAACCAAGGCCTGGGTCGCACCGTGCTGATGATCAGCCACCAGTTATCGGCCGCTGCCGCCTGTGATCGAGTGCTGGTGCTCGAAGAGGGCCGGCTGGTGCAGCAGGGCCACCACAGCGAGCTACTGGCTGAGCGCGGCACCTACCGTCGCCTTTGGGATAGGGAACAGGCAACGGAGCAGCTGAAGGCGGCCGGCTGA
- the msrA gene encoding peptide-methionine (S)-S-oxide reductase MsrA, translated as MFGLFQNTPQAQAPHVVLGTPIDAAVKVGQAEAVFGCGCFWGAEKGFWRLPGVVTTAVGYAGGSIQQPSYDQVCSGSTGHSEVVRVVWETALIDFSDLLKLFWECHDPTQGNRQGNDRGSQYRSVIYADDPGLLALAEASRDAYQALLSSAGFGAITTELRSNQTLWYAEPYHQQYLAKPGSRPYCSAQPSGQRLGEFAGSAYKLDPRVWSSYDWTVAHCVLRGDNAPIQLA; from the coding sequence GTGTTCGGCCTGTTTCAGAACACCCCTCAGGCCCAAGCTCCCCACGTTGTGCTGGGCACCCCAATTGATGCAGCCGTAAAGGTCGGCCAGGCAGAGGCAGTTTTCGGTTGCGGCTGCTTTTGGGGGGCCGAAAAGGGCTTTTGGCGCCTGCCTGGGGTGGTTACAACAGCGGTGGGCTACGCCGGCGGCTCAATCCAGCAACCCAGCTACGACCAGGTTTGCTCCGGAAGCACAGGTCACAGCGAGGTTGTTCGGGTGGTCTGGGAAACGGCCCTGATCGATTTCAGCGATTTGCTGAAGCTGTTCTGGGAATGCCACGACCCCACCCAGGGGAATCGCCAGGGCAATGATCGGGGCAGCCAGTACCGCTCGGTGATCTATGCGGATGATCCTGGTCTGCTGGCCTTAGCAGAGGCCAGCCGCGACGCTTACCAAGCCCTGCTGAGTAGCGCTGGCTTTGGGGCGATCACCACTGAGTTGCGCAGCAACCAAACCCTTTGGTATGCGGAGCCCTATCACCAGCAATATCTAGCCAAACCAGGCAGCAGGCCTTACTGCTCGGCCCAGCCAAGCGGACAAAGGCTCGGTGAATTTGCGGGCTCGGCCTACAAGCTCGATCCAAGGGTGTGGTCTTCCTATGACTGGACTGTGGCCCACTGCGTGCTTCGGGGGGACAATGCCCCCATCCAGCTGGCCTAA
- a CDS encoding 3'-5' exonuclease yields the protein MTGPIEEQPSLWQQSDLLSLVAQPKQVVALDPSPSNHDLKLRSAPINLLILDTETTGLEPVLAQCIEVGAVLFHVPTRSVLSQVSFLLPAAANPAEHVNGIAAEVTRLPQPWQAGLKHFLALLADADAVLAHNAAFDAKWFGLGPLPPIDKPWICSMDDIEWPPERHLRPAPSVRDLALAYGVPVWAAHRALTDCTYLVQVLERCANLEDLLAAAMEPKLLYRANLPYAERHKAKQAGFRWNEPVRGAWSRRLSERQAQALAFEVQRVEADSEAA from the coding sequence GTGACTGGCCCGATCGAGGAACAGCCCAGCCTCTGGCAGCAGAGCGACCTGCTGAGCCTGGTGGCCCAGCCCAAGCAGGTTGTGGCTCTTGATCCCAGCCCCTCCAACCACGATCTAAAACTTCGATCAGCACCCATCAACCTGCTGATCCTGGATACGGAGACCACGGGGCTGGAGCCGGTTTTAGCCCAGTGCATCGAGGTTGGAGCAGTTCTGTTTCATGTACCCACTAGGTCGGTATTGAGCCAGGTTTCCTTTCTTTTGCCAGCCGCTGCCAACCCGGCGGAGCATGTCAATGGCATTGCTGCAGAGGTGACCAGACTCCCCCAGCCCTGGCAGGCGGGCCTGAAACATTTCCTTGCCCTGCTCGCGGATGCAGATGCGGTGCTAGCCCATAACGCAGCCTTTGATGCCAAGTGGTTTGGGCTTGGACCGCTGCCGCCAATTGACAAGCCTTGGATCTGCTCGATGGACGATATCGAGTGGCCACCGGAGCGGCACCTGAGGCCGGCCCCTTCGGTGCGCGATCTGGCCTTGGCCTACGGGGTGCCGGTGTGGGCTGCCCATCGAGCCCTTACCGATTGCACCTATCTAGTTCAGGTATTGGAGCGTTGCGCCAACCTCGAAGATCTCCTGGCTGCCGCTATGGAGCCAAAGCTGCTCTATCGGGCCAATCTCCCCTATGCAGAGCGGCATAAGGCCAAACAGGCAGGCTTTCGCTGGAATGAGCCGGTGCGGGGTGCCTGGAGTCGTCGCCTAAGCGAACGCCAGGCCCAGGCCCTGGCTTTTGAGGTCCAGAGGGTGGAGGCCGATTCAGAAGCGGCCTGA
- a CDS encoding peroxiredoxin codes for MALAAGDRAPLVALNDQNGEGRRSDQLGGKALVLFFYPKDDTPGCTAEACAFRDSYADLQALGAEVWGVSGDDQSSHQRFASRHDLPFPLLVDQGNALRKAFGVPNVLGLLPGRVTYVIDGEGVIRHVFNNLLDGAAHRNEARAGLQRLAL; via the coding sequence ATGGCACTTGCCGCCGGAGATCGAGCCCCCCTCGTTGCCCTTAATGATCAAAACGGTGAGGGGCGCCGCAGCGATCAGTTAGGCGGCAAGGCATTGGTGCTGTTCTTCTATCCAAAAGACGACACCCCAGGCTGCACCGCTGAAGCCTGTGCCTTCCGCGACAGCTACGCCGACCTCCAGGCCCTGGGAGCTGAGGTGTGGGGTGTCAGCGGCGACGATCAGTCCAGCCATCAACGCTTTGCCAGTCGTCACGACCTGCCCTTTCCGCTTCTGGTGGACCAAGGCAACGCCCTACGCAAAGCCTTCGGAGTTCCAAATGTGCTTGGGTTGCTGCCAGGCCGGGTCACCTACGTGATTGACGGCGAAGGCGTTATTCGCCATGTGTTCAACAACCTCCTTGATGGCGCAGCCCATCGCAACGAAGCGCGGGCGGGCTTGCAACGCCTCGCCCTCTGA
- a CDS encoding DUF1350 family protein, translated as MTGWRQRGDIWQLEAERPSRGTIEFIGGSYLAATPQLSYRRLLEALAAKGWRIRAWTYVPGFDHQDQANTAWRRFRQLRDGDGAGGDSSRLMLRLGHSLGCKLHLLAPDGGRGAAGLVALSFNNFSAERSIPLLAELGQQFKFRSEFSPSPEETLQQVARTYLQPRNLLVRFNRDQIDQSQRLLGVLQGRAGDASRLKEFPGDHLAPASAGLRQTLLGQWADDPTKKRALDGIAAAVDGWASSS; from the coding sequence ATGACGGGCTGGCGGCAGCGCGGTGATATCTGGCAACTGGAGGCCGAGCGGCCCAGCCGCGGCACGATCGAATTCATCGGCGGCAGTTATCTGGCGGCCACCCCCCAACTCAGCTACCGCCGCCTTCTGGAGGCACTAGCGGCTAAGGGCTGGCGGATTAGGGCCTGGACCTATGTGCCTGGCTTCGACCACCAGGATCAGGCCAATACCGCCTGGCGGCGGTTCCGCCAGCTGCGTGATGGGGATGGAGCAGGGGGCGACTCCAGCAGGCTGATGTTGCGACTTGGTCACAGCCTGGGCTGCAAGCTGCACCTGCTGGCACCTGATGGGGGGAGGGGCGCTGCTGGGCTGGTGGCCTTGAGCTTCAACAACTTCTCAGCCGAGCGCTCCATACCCCTGCTGGCGGAGCTCGGGCAGCAGTTCAAGTTTCGTAGCGAGTTCAGTCCCTCACCGGAGGAAACCCTGCAGCAGGTGGCGCGCACCTATCTCCAACCCCGCAACCTATTGGTGCGCTTCAATCGCGACCAGATCGACCAAAGCCAGCGGCTGCTGGGGGTGCTGCAGGGTCGTGCTGGAGATGCCAGCCGGCTGAAGGAATTCCCGGGCGATCATCTCGCCCCCGCTAGCGCAGGACTGCGACAGACCCTGCTAGGCCAGTGGGCCGACGATCCCACTAAAAAAAGAGCCCTAGATGGCATCGCAGCGGCGGTTGATGGCTGGGCAAGCAGCTCGTAA
- a CDS encoding FIST signal transduction protein, producing the protein MVTSMDGESWVQVGASSLNDTGQAFEQAMQALQCPQDPKLIVALIAPNFDLAAIAEQLHGTFPHTQVIGCTTSGEITPYGAAANALVLWALGGSAIEVSTGSGQGDEQGLRQAATEAAHCLDHLEHRANTILIVLSDGLCGDQMDVVRGAYDVAGIDVPLVGGCAGDNLAMRRTRQIHGRRVMSQAVVAAAVSSDRPLGIGVSHGWTPASEPMLVTGSKGNILSTLEDKPALDIYLDFFNPGDVISTDPAAFAKFAATHPIGIRRRDKIEMRHITGFNLDSRELILVAEVPQGALAFLTQGDFDSVLNAAAQSCTTALEALNGLPPVGLLMFDCVSRRAVFTEERIHEETDLITSTCGAVPMAGFYTYGEIARTKGAGGFHNQTLVTLAIG; encoded by the coding sequence ATGGTCACTTCTATGGATGGTGAGAGCTGGGTGCAGGTAGGCGCCTCTTCGTTAAACGACACCGGCCAGGCCTTTGAGCAGGCAATGCAAGCTCTGCAGTGCCCCCAGGATCCCAAATTGATCGTGGCTCTGATTGCACCAAATTTCGATTTGGCGGCGATAGCCGAGCAGCTACATGGGACCTTTCCCCATACCCAGGTGATTGGTTGCACAACATCTGGAGAAATCACCCCATACGGGGCAGCGGCCAATGCCTTGGTGCTGTGGGCCCTCGGTGGCTCGGCAATCGAGGTGAGTACAGGTTCAGGTCAGGGTGATGAGCAAGGCCTGCGCCAGGCTGCAACCGAGGCCGCCCACTGCCTGGACCATCTGGAGCATCGGGCCAATACGATCTTGATCGTGCTCTCCGATGGCCTTTGTGGCGATCAAATGGATGTGGTTCGGGGCGCCTACGACGTAGCAGGAATCGACGTTCCCCTGGTGGGGGGATGCGCAGGTGACAATCTAGCCATGCGCCGAACCCGGCAGATCCACGGCCGGAGGGTTATGAGTCAGGCAGTGGTGGCAGCAGCCGTTAGTTCCGACCGCCCCTTAGGGATCGGCGTAAGCCACGGCTGGACCCCAGCAAGCGAGCCCATGCTGGTTACTGGGAGCAAGGGAAACATTTTATCCACTTTGGAAGACAAACCAGCCCTTGATATATATCTAGATTTCTTCAATCCGGGAGATGTTATTTCAACAGACCCTGCAGCATTTGCCAAATTTGCAGCAACTCACCCCATTGGCATTCGCCGGCGCGACAAGATTGAGATGCGCCACATCACCGGATTCAACCTCGATAGCCGCGAACTGATCCTGGTGGCAGAGGTTCCCCAGGGGGCCTTGGCCTTCCTGACCCAAGGAGATTTCGACTCGGTTCTTAATGCGGCAGCCCAGTCCTGCACTACAGCTCTCGAAGCCCTTAATGGGCTGCCACCAGTCGGACTACTAATGTTCGACTGTGTCTCACGACGGGCAGTATTTACAGAAGAGCGGATACACGAAGAGACTGACTTGATCACCAGTACTTGCGGAGCTGTCCCGATGGCAGGGTTTTACACCTATGGAGAAATTGCCCGCACCAAGGGCGCCGGTGGCTTTCATAATCAAACCCTCGTAACTCTGGCTATCGGCTGA
- a CDS encoding putative bifunctional diguanylate cyclase/phosphodiesterase: METSWSLHVLSEILSAFSTEDPDNLRNVLNRVAESVDAEVAAIICNRSINWCIGLSEEDQQLLLEELNNHPSDINIRSGTLRTCWAPMGPRNQLFVGRLGERFDLEERSLLRAMARSIELSMKMLTAVSSERSARKNALFQATHDALTGLPNRRMVLDRLQATIDHLSADDSLLTAVLFIDIDRFKWINDAHGHSAGDQLLIHVSHILKQAVRHDDLVGRLSGDEFIVITRTSHQDDASQLASRIIEAIRQPLKVAGSELSHTVSIGISFAHVGDSPSTLLENADMAMYQAKALGRGRHSSFHSTMRLQAQQRLSLEEALGNAVQNGENKTFLQPIFRLTDETLSGFEALLRWQHPQLGLLMPDTFLEQAEDSGLIQEIDMCVFASACAAIAGWQQIPGLSDLRLSSNLSARSLSDPRVKGRIKEILEATGINPTSVYLEITETTLVEDNESTVATINALRDLDLRLAIDDFGTGYSSLLYLKRFPVGVLKIDRSFVSGLGSNSEDEVIATTIISLAKALELEVVAEGVENKHQLDRMRELGCDYGQGYWFGRPITIEATDVAIIEPLRQSPLSLNPLNP, translated from the coding sequence ATGGAGACCTCCTGGTCCCTGCACGTGCTTTCGGAGATCCTCTCAGCTTTCTCCACGGAGGATCCAGATAATCTCCGCAATGTGCTCAACCGGGTGGCCGAATCCGTTGATGCCGAAGTAGCCGCAATCATCTGCAATCGATCAATTAACTGGTGCATAGGACTATCAGAAGAAGACCAACAACTGCTTCTGGAGGAGTTAAACAACCATCCAAGCGATATAAATATCCGCTCAGGCACCCTGCGCACCTGCTGGGCTCCTATGGGGCCAAGGAACCAGCTGTTTGTGGGCCGCCTCGGCGAACGCTTTGACTTGGAGGAACGTTCCCTGCTGAGAGCAATGGCACGTAGTATCGAACTAAGTATGAAAATGCTTACGGCTGTTTCGTCAGAAAGAAGTGCGCGTAAAAACGCCCTTTTTCAAGCTACTCATGACGCGCTTACGGGACTGCCCAATCGGCGCATGGTGCTGGACCGCCTGCAGGCGACGATTGATCATCTGTCAGCAGATGACTCCCTTTTAACGGCGGTGCTGTTTATCGATATTGATCGCTTCAAGTGGATCAATGATGCACACGGACACAGCGCCGGCGATCAACTACTTATTCATGTAAGCCATATCCTTAAGCAAGCAGTTCGTCATGATGATTTAGTCGGTCGTCTATCGGGGGATGAATTTATCGTTATCACTCGTACTAGCCACCAAGATGACGCCAGTCAATTAGCCAGCCGGATTATTGAGGCAATCCGCCAGCCGCTGAAGGTTGCTGGCTCAGAACTCAGCCACACCGTGTCGATCGGCATCAGCTTTGCCCACGTAGGCGATAGCCCATCAACTCTGCTGGAAAACGCGGACATGGCTATGTATCAGGCGAAGGCCTTAGGCCGTGGTCGCCACTCAAGCTTTCATTCGACCATGCGTCTGCAAGCCCAGCAACGACTTTCGCTGGAGGAGGCACTTGGCAACGCAGTGCAGAACGGGGAAAACAAAACTTTTTTACAACCCATCTTTCGCCTCACTGACGAAACCCTCTCTGGCTTTGAAGCCCTATTGCGCTGGCAACATCCCCAACTGGGACTGCTGATGCCAGACACCTTTCTAGAACAAGCCGAGGACAGTGGCCTGATCCAGGAGATAGACATGTGTGTGTTTGCGAGCGCCTGCGCTGCCATCGCCGGGTGGCAGCAAATTCCCGGCCTAAGCGATCTGAGGCTGTCTTCGAACCTTTCTGCCCGCAGCCTTTCCGACCCACGGGTCAAGGGACGTATCAAAGAAATCCTAGAAGCAACAGGGATCAATCCAACTAGTGTTTACCTTGAGATTACGGAAACAACCCTGGTTGAGGACAACGAGTCGACAGTGGCCACCATCAATGCACTGCGAGATCTTGACTTACGACTAGCCATCGATGATTTTGGAACAGGCTATTCATCATTGCTTTATCTAAAGCGTTTTCCAGTAGGTGTTCTTAAAATAGATCGGTCATTTGTGAGCGGATTGGGAAGCAATTCAGAAGACGAGGTGATTGCAACCACAATAATCTCGCTCGCCAAAGCGCTCGAGCTAGAGGTAGTGGCTGAAGGGGTGGAAAATAAGCACCAGCTGGATCGCATGCGCGAACTGGGTTGTGATTACGGCCAGGGTTACTGGTTTGGACGCCCGATCACCATTGAGGCTACGGACGTCGCCATCATCGAACCGCTTCGCCAGTCCCCCTTATCCCTTAACCCCCTAAACCCTTAA
- the acs gene encoding acetate--CoA ligase, with translation MPDATPGQTIESVLQEQRLFAPPAELAASARIGSLDAYRVLCDKAESDPDGFWGDLARSELHWFEPFDSVLDWSDPPFAKWFPGGTTNLSFNCLDRHLARPRADKTALIWEGEPGDSLSFTYRQLHAEVCKASNALKALGIGKGDLVALYMPMVPEAAIAMLACARIGAPHSVVFGGFSADALRDRLIDGQVKAVITADGGFRKDKPVPLKPAVDEALAAKGGAPSVEHVLVVQRIKGDCAMATGRDHWWHELVDGQSPECPAEPMASEDRLFVLYTSGSTGKPKGVVHTTAGYNLWAHLTFQWIFDIREDDIHWCTADVGWITGHSYIVYGPLSNGATTVMYEGAPRPSKPGAFWEVIQKHRCTIFYTAPTAIRAFMKGGRAVPDQYDMSSLRILGTVGEPINPEAWMWYRDVIGGDRCPVVDTWWQTETGGVMISPLPGATPTKPGSCTLPLPGIAADIVDMDGVSQPADAGGYLAVRRPWPGMMRTVHGDPERFRKSYWEEIRPADGSYLYFAGDGARRDADGYFWVMGRIDDVINVSGHRLGTMEIESALVSHPTVAEAAVVGRPDELKGEGIVAFVTLEAGRCGDDDLIAELRAHVAKEIGPIAKPDEIRFTDSLPKTRSGKIMRRILRALASGQEVTGDTSTLEDRSVLDSLRV, from the coding sequence ATGCCTGATGCCACACCGGGCCAGACGATCGAATCGGTGCTCCAGGAGCAACGGTTGTTTGCACCGCCAGCTGAGCTGGCCGCCTCGGCCCGCATTGGCTCTCTGGATGCATACCGGGTCCTATGCGACAAGGCTGAAAGTGATCCCGATGGCTTCTGGGGCGACCTGGCCCGTAGTGAGCTGCACTGGTTTGAGCCTTTTGATTCGGTGCTCGATTGGAGTGATCCGCCTTTCGCCAAGTGGTTTCCAGGGGGCACCACCAACCTCTCCTTCAATTGTCTTGATCGACACCTCGCCAGGCCCCGCGCTGACAAAACGGCCCTAATCTGGGAAGGGGAGCCCGGCGACAGCCTCAGTTTCACCTACCGCCAACTGCATGCCGAGGTGTGTAAGGCCAGCAATGCCCTAAAGGCTCTTGGCATCGGCAAGGGCGACTTGGTGGCCCTCTACATGCCGATGGTGCCGGAGGCAGCTATTGCCATGCTGGCCTGTGCCCGCATCGGTGCCCCCCACTCGGTGGTGTTTGGCGGCTTCTCAGCCGATGCCCTGCGGGATCGGCTGATCGATGGCCAGGTGAAGGCGGTGATCACCGCCGATGGCGGCTTCCGTAAGGACAAGCCCGTGCCCCTCAAGCCCGCGGTGGATGAGGCTCTTGCGGCTAAAGGCGGCGCACCAAGCGTTGAGCATGTGCTGGTGGTGCAGCGGATTAAGGGCGACTGCGCCATGGCTACTGGGCGGGACCACTGGTGGCACGAGCTTGTGGATGGGCAGAGCCCTGAGTGCCCCGCCGAGCCCATGGCCAGCGAAGACCGCCTATTTGTGCTCTACACCTCTGGCTCCACTGGCAAACCCAAGGGGGTCGTACATACGACCGCCGGCTACAACCTCTGGGCCCACCTCACCTTCCAGTGGATCTTCGACATCCGCGAGGACGACATCCACTGGTGCACCGCCGATGTGGGCTGGATCACCGGCCATAGCTACATCGTCTACGGGCCCCTCTCCAATGGCGCCACCACGGTGATGTACGAGGGTGCACCCAGGCCGAGCAAGCCAGGTGCCTTCTGGGAGGTAATTCAGAAGCATCGCTGCACAATTTTCTATACCGCCCCCACGGCGATCCGGGCTTTTATGAAGGGAGGCCGCGCCGTGCCGGATCAATACGACATGAGCTCGTTGCGAATCCTCGGCACCGTGGGTGAGCCGATCAATCCCGAGGCTTGGATGTGGTACCGGGATGTGATCGGCGGCGACCGCTGCCCAGTAGTGGACACCTGGTGGCAAACCGAGACCGGCGGCGTGATGATCAGCCCCCTGCCCGGCGCCACCCCCACCAAGCCCGGCTCCTGCACCCTGCCCCTGCCTGGAATTGCTGCTGACATCGTCGACATGGATGGCGTATCCCAGCCGGCTGATGCCGGGGGCTACCTGGCAGTGCGAAGGCCATGGCCAGGGATGATGCGCACCGTGCATGGCGATCCTGAGCGCTTTCGCAAGAGCTACTGGGAGGAGATCAGACCAGCCGATGGCTCCTACCTGTATTTCGCCGGTGATGGCGCCCGCCGCGACGCCGACGGCTACTTCTGGGTGATGGGCCGGATTGATGACGTGATCAACGTGAGTGGTCACCGACTCGGCACGATGGAAATTGAGAGTGCTCTGGTGAGCCATCCCACCGTGGCTGAGGCGGCGGTGGTGGGAAGGCCAGATGAGCTCAAGGGAGAGGGGATTGTGGCCTTTGTGACCCTGGAAGCCGGCCGCTGCGGCGACGACGATCTGATTGCCGAGTTGCGGGCCCATGTGGCTAAAGAGATCGGCCCGATCGCCAAGCCCGATGAGATTCGTTTCACCGATTCCCTACCCAAAACCCGTAGCGGCAAAATCATGCGCCGCATCCTGCGGGCCCTGGCCTCTGGCCAGGAAGTGACTGGTGATACCTCCACCTTGGAGGACCGTTCCGTGCTCGACTCTTTAAGGGTTTAG